A single genomic interval of Candidatus Bathyarchaeota archaeon harbors:
- a CDS encoding aspartate aminotransferase family protein — translation MWTSYVKKYVEKTPGSKRLYERAARLIPGGISHNIRFYPPYPLYTVKAKGSRLWDVDGNVYTDYWMAHMVLILGHSPEPVLEFVRNQVENGTHLGTVNPYAVELAEAIIRNVPCAEMVRIGCSGTEATMYAVRLARAYTGRRVVVKAEGGWHGGNPILHKAVSPPYGKPESLGILEEEQKYTRVMPVNDIEGTEEVLKECRRDLACVIVEPVLGGGCIPLDRDYLVYLREVCDEYGAVLIFDEVITGFRLGLSGGQGFYRVTPDMATFGKIIGGGFPIGAVAGRADILKLADPVSGKPKWKRCWTGGGTFSGNPISTGAGLATIRFLEKHADEVYGKINKLGEMARTGIDKALEGLKGLKAKTTGVGSLLLTHFLKEGEDVRSSRDRLKTDQETQVNFYIALMNYGIFFLPGHTGSISYAHSEEDIKMLIEAVEKIAEDTS, via the coding sequence ATGTGGACGAGTTACGTCAAAAAGTACGTCGAAAAGACCCCGGGTTCTAAGAGGCTCTACGAGAGGGCGGCGAGGCTCATACCAGGCGGCATATCGCACAACATAAGGTTCTACCCGCCCTACCCGCTCTACACGGTTAAAGCCAAAGGCTCGAGGCTCTGGGATGTCGACGGAAACGTCTACACTGACTACTGGATGGCCCACATGGTCTTGATACTAGGCCACTCGCCGGAGCCTGTCCTGGAGTTCGTCCGAAACCAGGTCGAGAACGGTACTCACCTAGGGACTGTGAACCCCTACGCCGTAGAGCTTGCTGAGGCTATAATACGAAACGTACCCTGTGCGGAGATGGTTAGGATTGGGTGCTCTGGAACCGAGGCGACTATGTACGCGGTTAGGTTAGCTAGGGCATACACGGGGAGGAGGGTCGTGGTTAAAGCCGAAGGTGGATGGCATGGCGGTAACCCGATCCTACATAAAGCTGTTAGCCCGCCTTACGGTAAACCGGAGTCGCTGGGTATATTGGAGGAGGAGCAAAAGTACACTAGGGTTATGCCGGTTAACGACATCGAGGGTACCGAGGAGGTTCTCAAGGAGTGTAGACGCGACCTCGCCTGCGTGATAGTGGAGCCTGTCCTAGGAGGCGGATGCATCCCCCTGGATAGAGACTACCTGGTCTACCTGAGAGAGGTCTGCGATGAATACGGCGCTGTCCTGATATTCGACGAGGTTATAACAGGCTTCAGGCTGGGGCTTTCCGGTGGACAGGGCTTCTACAGGGTTACGCCTGATATGGCTACGTTTGGGAAGATAATAGGCGGGGGCTTTCCGATAGGCGCCGTAGCGGGCCGGGCGGACATATTGAAACTAGCCGACCCGGTGTCTGGTAAGCCTAAGTGGAAGCGGTGTTGGACCGGTGGAGGAACGTTCTCCGGCAACCCCATATCCACCGGCGCGGGTTTAGCTACGATAAGGTTTCTAGAGAAACACGCCGACGAGGTCTACGGTAAGATAAACAAGCTCGGCGAGATGGCTAGGACGGGTATAGACAAGGCCCTGGAGGGTCTGAAGGGTTTGAAGGCTAAGACGACAGGCGTCGGAAGCCTCCTACTCACGCACTTCCTAAAGGAGGGTGAAGACGTTAGGTCTTCGAGAGACCGTCTGAAGACAGACCAGGAGACGCAGGTAAACTTCTACATAGCGCTTATGAACTATGGGATATTCTTCCTACCCGGTCACACCGGCTCCATCTCCTACGCGCACAGCGAGGAAGACATAAAGATGCTCATAGAAGCCGTTGAGAAGATAGCGGAGGACACCTCATGA
- a CDS encoding nucleoside phosphorylase, translating into MIGFIRTVKPDEEPIVKPTRFSDTVKRYGLRAAIITFTSEAFTLVKDALDRYEGLERVPLGCLRAVMSGKVGVFQSYFGSAASAMLMEILVAGGVKYFMVMGAAGSIKREVKAGDVVVPTWGLREEGVSYHYVEPDVMVKPDPSALRTLEDSLAEAGLDFKTGGIWSTDAPFMETLSKVREYSDMGVLVVDMEMTALMAVGMRRGVKLAGVVTVTDELYSGDWKLMFDSDVVASSEKRVAYTVVKASRELSSKNV; encoded by the coding sequence ATGATAGGGTTCATACGGACGGTTAAGCCAGACGAGGAGCCTATCGTAAAGCCCACCCGGTTCTCGGATACGGTTAAACGATACGGCTTAAGAGCAGCCATCATAACGTTTACGTCTGAAGCCTTTACCCTTGTAAAAGACGCGTTAGACCGTTATGAAGGGCTTGAACGGGTTCCGCTGGGATGCCTCAGGGCCGTAATGTCCGGCAAGGTGGGAGTCTTCCAGTCATATTTCGGCTCGGCTGCTTCGGCGATGTTGATGGAGATTCTAGTAGCCGGTGGTGTAAAGTATTTCATGGTTATGGGTGCGGCGGGGTCGATAAAAAGGGAGGTTAAAGCCGGGGATGTCGTGGTTCCCACCTGGGGTTTGAGGGAGGAGGGGGTGAGCTATCATTACGTAGAACCTGACGTCATGGTTAAACCAGACCCGTCGGCTTTGAGAACGTTGGAGGACTCTCTAGCCGAGGCGGGGTTGGATTTTAAGACCGGGGGTATATGGAGTACCGATGCACCTTTTATGGAAACTTTGTCCAAGGTCAGAGAGTATTCAGACATGGGTGTACTGGTGGTCGATATGGAGATGACCGCTTTGATGGCGGTCGGTATGAGGAGGGGAGTTAAGCTTGCCGGCGTCGTTACGGTGACGGATGAGCTTTATTCTGGGGATTGGAAGCTTATGTTCGACTCCGATGTAGTCGCCAGCTCCGAGAAGAGAGTCGCATACACGGTGGTTAAAGCCAGTAGGGAGTTATCGTCGAAAAATGTATAG
- the leuS gene encoding leucine--tRNA ligase: MGVVILTGDLFIASDVRSIEEKWRRVWERERVYEIDPDPSKPKFYLTVAYPYPNSPQHVGHGRTYTIADIYARYKRMRGFQALLPMAFHYTGTPVLAMSKRLAAGDEELIDLFVRLYKVPRERLKELEDPLKMARYFHEEIKTGMKEMGYSIDWRREFTTIDPGYSRFIQWQFRKLRERGYIKVGTHPVGWCPSCENPVGMHDTKGDVEPEIAEFVAIKFRMGEWYLPTATLRPETVFGVTNIWVNPRADYVKAVVDGENWIIGLKASEKLKYQNLKVKVLEVFKGSELVGREAVNPMTGEAVPILAADFVDSGHATGVVMSVPSHAPYDYMALKEIGERTGLDIKPITIIKVRGFGDVPAADICERMGIKTQTDKKLDEATRELYRRELSTGVMLENTGRYSGMRVSEARERVKEELLSKGDARVVYELVDKVYCRCGAECVVKILENQWFLDYGNPEWKSLAYECLSSMRIVPEELRLEFNNVVDWLRERACARQRGLGTKLPWDESWIIESLSDSTIYMAYYIVSKYINMGLIDPTRLNDKFFDYVFLGLGDLEEVASSIGARPEVVEQIRREFLYFYPLDSRHSGRDLVPNHLTFFIFNHVAIFPRELWPRQIVVNGSVLMEGRKMSKSLGNIIPLREAIREYGADALRIAVVSTAGLLQDANFSLTLAKSVRDFLEKTRTQYRVVASMPDKELKWDRAERWLMSRLQKMVEETTEALENLDIRRATQIVLYQMDNDLSWFLRRKGCSSLKEAEESSSVLKRYLEVRARLLAPLAPYTAEEVWSILGMPGLVCKAEWPKPDQTLVDEEAELGEEFVRSLIEDTKSIFRVVPGKPSRIVYYVASSWKWKVYRDILSEPKTPTVREALSKFKELDVDKATLARFVKTLLESLPKIDRGRLSSWVKLGAEHERELLEEVKEFLERELKAEVLVYGEDDPDVYDPRSRAKLSRPRRPAIYVE; the protein is encoded by the coding sequence ATGGGAGTCGTTATCCTTACCGGTGACCTTTTTATTGCTTCGGATGTGCGGTCTATCGAGGAGAAGTGGCGTAGAGTCTGGGAGAGGGAGAGGGTATACGAGATAGACCCAGACCCTTCTAAGCCTAAGTTCTACCTAACCGTCGCATATCCGTATCCAAACAGCCCCCAGCACGTGGGACACGGTAGAACCTACACGATAGCCGACATCTATGCCCGCTACAAGAGGATGAGAGGATTCCAGGCACTGTTACCTATGGCCTTCCACTACACGGGTACACCGGTATTGGCGATGTCTAAGAGGTTAGCCGCAGGGGATGAGGAGCTCATAGACCTGTTCGTCAGGTTATACAAGGTGCCTAGGGAGAGGCTTAAGGAGCTTGAGGACCCGCTTAAGATGGCTAGGTACTTCCACGAGGAGATAAAAACCGGTATGAAGGAGATGGGTTACTCGATAGACTGGAGGAGGGAGTTCACGACCATAGACCCGGGCTACAGCAGGTTTATCCAGTGGCAGTTCCGGAAGCTCAGGGAGAGGGGGTATATTAAGGTGGGAACGCATCCTGTGGGGTGGTGTCCGAGCTGCGAAAACCCGGTCGGGATGCACGACACCAAGGGCGACGTCGAGCCTGAGATAGCGGAGTTCGTCGCCATAAAGTTTAGGATGGGGGAATGGTACCTACCGACGGCGACCCTCAGACCTGAGACGGTCTTCGGGGTTACAAACATATGGGTAAACCCGCGGGCAGACTACGTCAAAGCCGTGGTCGATGGGGAGAACTGGATAATCGGTTTGAAAGCCTCTGAGAAGCTCAAGTATCAGAACCTTAAGGTCAAGGTTTTAGAGGTCTTCAAGGGTTCAGAGCTCGTCGGTAGGGAAGCCGTGAACCCCATGACCGGTGAGGCAGTTCCCATACTGGCGGCCGATTTCGTCGACTCAGGCCACGCCACCGGAGTCGTGATGTCTGTGCCGAGCCATGCCCCGTACGACTACATGGCGCTTAAGGAGATCGGAGAGAGAACGGGTTTGGACATAAAGCCCATCACGATCATCAAGGTTAGGGGATTCGGAGACGTCCCGGCTGCCGACATCTGCGAGAGGATGGGTATCAAAACCCAAACCGACAAGAAGCTTGACGAGGCGACTAGAGAGCTCTATAGGCGTGAGCTATCCACCGGTGTGATGCTGGAGAACACCGGTAGGTACTCGGGTATGCGTGTTTCGGAAGCTAGAGAACGCGTGAAGGAGGAGCTGCTGAGCAAGGGTGATGCGAGAGTCGTATACGAGCTCGTCGATAAGGTATACTGTAGATGCGGTGCGGAATGCGTCGTCAAAATACTGGAGAACCAGTGGTTCCTAGACTACGGGAACCCGGAGTGGAAGTCTCTAGCATACGAGTGTCTAAGCTCCATGCGGATAGTCCCAGAGGAGCTTAGGTTGGAGTTCAACAACGTCGTCGACTGGCTTAGAGAGAGGGCATGTGCCAGGCAGAGGGGTTTGGGTACGAAGCTTCCCTGGGATGAGAGCTGGATAATAGAGTCTCTGTCGGATAGCACGATCTACATGGCGTATTACATAGTGTCTAAGTACATAAACATGGGTTTGATCGACCCTACAAGGCTGAACGATAAGTTCTTCGACTACGTGTTTCTAGGCTTAGGCGACCTCGAAGAAGTGGCGTCCTCCATAGGGGCGAGACCCGAGGTTGTCGAGCAGATCAGGAGAGAGTTTCTATACTTCTATCCATTAGACAGTAGGCATTCGGGCAGAGACCTAGTGCCGAACCACCTGACGTTCTTCATATTCAACCACGTAGCGATATTCCCTAGGGAGCTCTGGCCTAGGCAGATAGTGGTTAACGGCAGCGTCCTAATGGAGGGGCGTAAGATGTCCAAGAGCCTAGGCAACATAATACCGCTCAGGGAGGCTATAAGGGAATACGGCGCAGACGCGTTGAGGATAGCGGTCGTCTCGACGGCGGGTCTGCTTCAAGACGCCAACTTCAGCCTTACGCTCGCCAAGTCTGTTAGAGACTTCTTGGAGAAGACCCGTACGCAGTATCGGGTCGTAGCATCCATGCCCGATAAGGAGCTTAAGTGGGATAGAGCCGAGAGATGGCTCATGAGTAGGCTTCAAAAGATGGTCGAAGAGACTACCGAGGCCTTGGAGAACCTCGACATAAGAAGGGCTACTCAGATTGTGCTGTACCAGATGGATAACGACCTGAGCTGGTTCCTCAGGAGAAAGGGCTGTTCAAGCTTGAAGGAGGCGGAGGAGTCCTCAAGTGTCTTGAAGAGGTATCTGGAGGTTAGGGCTAGGCTGCTGGCGCCCTTAGCCCCCTACACGGCCGAGGAGGTTTGGAGCATACTCGGTATGCCGGGTTTGGTTTGCAAGGCGGAGTGGCCTAAACCCGACCAGACGCTGGTCGACGAGGAGGCTGAACTGGGTGAAGAATTCGTTAGAAGCCTGATCGAGGATACGAAAAGCATATTCAGAGTCGTCCCAGGTAAGCCCTCCAGGATAGTCTACTACGTCGCGTCATCATGGAAGTGGAAGGTCTACAGAGATATCCTAAGCGAGCCGAAGACCCCCACGGTCAGAGAAGCCCTCTCCAAGTTTAAAGAGCTCGACGTCGATAAAGCCACCCTAGCTAGGTTCGTCAAGACTCTGCTGGAATCGTTGCCTAAGATAGATAGAGGCCGTTTGTCCTCATGGGTTAAGCTCGGGGCTGAACACGAGCGTGAGCTGCTTGAGGAGGTTAAAGAATTTCTAGAGAGGGAGCTTAAAGCAGAGGTCTTGGTCTACGGCGAAGACGACCCAGACGTATACGACCCGAGGTCCAGGGCTAAACTCTCAAGACCACGTAGACCAGCGATATACGTCGAGTAG
- a CDS encoding ATP-binding cassette domain-containing protein encodes MNALVIVKNLKKYFPVKGGVFRTTIGYVKAVDGISLYIRRGECLGLVGESGCGKTTFGKTVIRLLKPTEGSIYFDVPPDVIERIEELEKRNPKDPELERLRKEYDLATYKGSRLKRLRRRMQIVYQDPSTSLNPRMLVKDIVGEPLKVFKLVDGNEVTERVLATLERVGLSEQHLYRYPHEFSGGQRQRIAIARAIILQPEFIVLDEPTSAVDVSVKAQLLKLFKSLQEDMKLTYLFISHELNIVESISDRVGVMYLGRLVELAPTRALFKKQLHPYTEALFSAIPIPDPDAKKKRILLRGNVPSPVNPPSGCRFHPRCPYAMDICREKEPPLEEVESGHTVACWLYAKR; translated from the coding sequence TTGAACGCCCTAGTGATCGTGAAGAACCTAAAGAAGTATTTCCCTGTCAAAGGTGGGGTCTTCAGGACTACGATAGGGTATGTGAAGGCTGTAGACGGTATAAGCCTATACATACGCAGGGGTGAGTGTCTAGGCCTCGTAGGCGAGTCTGGGTGCGGCAAGACTACTTTCGGAAAGACGGTTATACGCCTGCTTAAACCTACCGAGGGCAGCATATACTTCGACGTTCCTCCCGACGTCATCGAGAGGATCGAGGAGCTTGAGAAGAGGAATCCGAAAGACCCGGAGCTCGAGAGGCTTAGGAAGGAATACGACTTGGCGACCTACAAGGGGTCTAGGCTCAAGAGGCTTAGGAGGAGGATGCAGATCGTCTACCAAGATCCCTCTACGTCTCTAAACCCGAGGATGCTTGTTAAAGACATAGTCGGTGAGCCTCTCAAGGTGTTCAAGCTAGTCGATGGAAACGAGGTGACAGAGAGGGTTTTAGCTACCTTGGAGAGGGTGGGTCTATCGGAGCAGCACTTATACCGGTATCCGCATGAGTTCAGCGGTGGTCAGAGGCAGAGGATCGCGATAGCTAGGGCGATAATACTACAGCCAGAATTCATAGTCTTAGACGAGCCTACCTCAGCCGTCGACGTGTCGGTTAAAGCTCAGCTGCTTAAGCTGTTCAAAAGCCTACAGGAGGATATGAAGCTCACATACTTGTTCATAAGCCACGAGCTTAACATAGTGGAGTCGATAAGCGATAGGGTGGGAGTCATGTACCTCGGCAGGCTCGTGGAGCTTGCGCCTACTAGGGCGCTTTTCAAGAAGCAGCTACATCCATATACGGAGGCGTTGTTCTCGGCCATACCGATACCCGACCCGGATGCCAAGAAGAAGAGGATACTTCTTCGCGGGAACGTACCGAGTCCTGTGAATCCTCCTTCTGGCTGTAGGTTTCATCCTAGATGCCCATACGCGATGGACATATGCAGGGAGAAAGAGCCGCCTCTGGAGGAGGTTGAAAGCGGTCATACGGTCGCTTGCTGGCTGTATGCTAAACGTTGA
- a CDS encoding ABC transporter ATP-binding protein, translating into MDNILEVRDLVVRFYTYEGIVKAIEGVNLQLREGEVLGIIGETGSGKSVTALSILSLVPPPGRVEKGSVLFRGRDGKFIPILKLGRKELQKIRGREISIIFQEPRAALNPLYTIGDQVGEVFLVHRLKELCKDVLDEINMELEKAQGFKAKVLSFERSLYERMLRNPESKVIKLVSKVPIVRRFRNRLKKAVRKHVIELLRLMEMPDPERIVDMYPHELSGGMQQRAVIAMALACNPKILIADEPTTSLDVTVQAQILDLIRRLKGKLRSSILYITHDMGVIAELCDRVAVMYAGYICEVAPVREVFREPLHPYTRGLLDSIPMPGKELKPIRGTVPNLVNPPSGCRFHPRCPYAMDICSKSVPKLREVKKDHLVACHLYDKDGERS; encoded by the coding sequence GTGGATAACATATTAGAGGTTAGAGACCTCGTAGTAAGGTTCTACACTTATGAGGGTATCGTTAAGGCGATAGAGGGTGTGAACCTCCAGCTTAGGGAGGGTGAGGTTCTCGGAATAATAGGGGAAACCGGGAGCGGGAAGAGCGTAACAGCTCTCTCCATATTATCGCTGGTTCCTCCTCCAGGTAGGGTCGAGAAAGGCTCCGTTTTGTTCAGAGGCAGGGACGGGAAGTTCATACCTATTCTAAAGCTTGGGAGAAAGGAGCTTCAAAAGATAAGGGGACGGGAGATCTCGATAATATTCCAAGAGCCTAGGGCGGCCTTAAACCCCTTATATACCATAGGGGACCAGGTGGGAGAGGTATTCCTCGTCCATAGGTTGAAGGAACTGTGCAAGGACGTTCTAGACGAGATCAATATGGAGCTTGAGAAGGCTCAGGGCTTTAAGGCCAAGGTTCTGAGTTTCGAGAGGTCTCTCTACGAGAGGATGCTTAGAAACCCTGAATCAAAGGTCATTAAGCTTGTTTCTAAGGTTCCCATCGTTCGAAGGTTTCGAAACCGTCTCAAAAAGGCCGTTAGAAAGCACGTAATAGAGCTTCTCAGGCTTATGGAGATGCCTGACCCGGAGAGGATAGTCGACATGTATCCTCATGAGCTCAGCGGTGGGATGCAGCAGAGGGCCGTCATAGCGATGGCTCTCGCCTGCAACCCTAAGATCCTCATAGCCGACGAGCCTACGACATCCCTGGACGTGACGGTTCAAGCCCAGATCCTAGACCTGATAAGAAGGCTGAAGGGGAAGCTCAGGTCGTCTATCTTATACATAACCCATGACATGGGGGTCATCGCGGAGCTCTGCGATAGAGTGGCTGTGATGTATGCCGGCTACATATGCGAGGTGGCGCCTGTTAGGGAGGTGTTCCGGGAGCCTCTACACCCCTACACCAGAGGGCTTTTAGATTCTATCCCTATGCCTGGTAAAGAGCTTAAGCCGATCAGAGGGACTGTTCCTAACCTCGTGAACCCTCCTTCTGGCTGTAGGTTTCACCCTAGATGCCCATACGCGATGGACATATGCAGCAAGTCCGTCCCTAAGCTTAGGGAGGTTAAAAAAGACCATTTGGTCGCGTGTCATCTATACGACAAGGACGGGGAGAGAAGTTGA
- a CDS encoding ABC transporter permease, whose product MLQTAKSTTLKKRLEPTLRELRFILSRLKENPLSIAGIAIISFYAVLAALAPVIAPPPPKWRDPYMIPRYGFIPEPKPPNEKLIFGTTEGQYDLFYGCIWGTRTAFRIGLMVVLSVALIGLVIGSVSGYYGGLVDEVLMRLTDIILSFPGLILVMALVVALGPSLDTVMTGLILVGWPSYARLMRGEVLRVKSQDFVEAAKAVGCSDFRVIFRHIVPNAIYPMLVMASLDIGTTVLSAAALSFLGLGAPVGYADWGQLISLSRNWIIGTPGQPLKYWHTFIIPGLFIFTFVLGWNLLGDALRDVLDPMMRRR is encoded by the coding sequence ATGTTGCAGACCGCAAAGTCTACAACCCTCAAGAAAAGACTCGAACCGACTCTGAGGGAGCTAAGGTTTATCCTAAGTAGGCTTAAGGAGAACCCTCTTTCGATAGCCGGGATAGCTATAATCTCGTTCTACGCGGTACTAGCTGCTTTAGCACCCGTTATCGCTCCTCCCCCTCCCAAGTGGAGAGACCCCTATATGATACCGAGGTACGGCTTCATACCTGAGCCGAAGCCTCCCAACGAGAAGCTGATATTCGGCACTACGGAGGGGCAGTATGACCTGTTCTACGGATGCATATGGGGTACTAGAACCGCGTTCAGGATAGGCTTGATGGTTGTTTTATCGGTGGCCTTGATAGGTCTAGTCATAGGTAGCGTATCTGGGTACTACGGTGGATTGGTCGATGAAGTTCTAATGAGGCTCACCGACATAATACTATCGTTTCCAGGTCTGATCCTCGTCATGGCTCTCGTAGTCGCGTTAGGCCCGAGCCTAGACACGGTGATGACCGGGTTGATCCTCGTAGGCTGGCCGAGCTACGCTAGGCTTATGAGGGGTGAAGTGTTGCGAGTTAAATCCCAGGACTTCGTAGAGGCGGCTAAAGCTGTGGGTTGTTCAGACTTCAGGGTTATATTCAGGCATATAGTGCCTAACGCTATATATCCGATGCTCGTCATGGCTTCGCTGGATATAGGGACGACCGTCCTGAGCGCTGCAGCCCTGAGCTTCCTAGGTTTAGGTGCTCCGGTGGGCTACGCCGACTGGGGACAGCTGATATCGTTGTCTAGGAACTGGATCATAGGTACTCCAGGTCAGCCGCTTAAGTATTGGCATACTTTCATCATACCCGGCCTGTTCATATTCACCTTTGTCTTAGGCTGGAACCTGCTTGGAGATGCTTTAAGAGACGTGCTTGATCCGATGATGAGGAGGCGTTAA
- a CDS encoding ABC transporter permease, which produces MRSYIIRRLLLLVPVLLGATLLIFAVSQMFSPVERASLYVRDPKQLRNIDEIIKKYHLDDPFFIQFSHWLAEVLKGNLGWSKSVNMPVARAIVEFLPATAELVLYAAPLIIFLGIKMGVLSATHRNTPLDHATRTLAIIGWSLPSFWLGIVLLAVFYGVFGLFPPGRLSVEASIYVNSPNFIRYTKLNTIDALLNGQFWIFVDALKHLVLPVATLVIINIALLMRITRSSMLEEMSKLYVMMARAKGLDDKVVVNKHVQRNALISALTVSGLLTASLLCGVVITETVFNYHGIGYWAVHAAIQLDIPAVLGFTLFSALIFVAANLIVDIMYAYVDPRIKLG; this is translated from the coding sequence CTGCGGTCGTACATAATACGTAGACTCCTGTTGTTAGTACCGGTTCTCTTAGGAGCTACTCTACTGATATTCGCCGTGTCCCAGATGTTCAGCCCTGTAGAGAGGGCCTCTCTCTACGTTAGAGACCCTAAACAGCTTAGAAATATAGATGAGATCATTAAAAAGTATCATTTGGACGACCCGTTTTTCATCCAGTTCAGCCACTGGCTAGCCGAGGTTTTGAAGGGTAACCTCGGATGGTCTAAATCGGTTAACATGCCTGTAGCCAGGGCTATCGTGGAGTTTCTGCCGGCAACCGCCGAGCTGGTTTTGTACGCGGCTCCCCTGATAATATTCCTAGGTATTAAGATGGGTGTTCTATCTGCAACCCATAGAAATACCCCGTTAGACCATGCCACCAGAACCCTAGCTATAATCGGCTGGAGTCTCCCAAGCTTCTGGCTTGGAATAGTCCTCCTAGCCGTATTCTATGGTGTATTCGGTCTGTTCCCTCCTGGGAGGTTAAGCGTCGAAGCTAGCATATACGTGAACTCGCCTAACTTCATCAGGTATACGAAGCTTAATACGATAGACGCTCTTCTAAACGGTCAGTTTTGGATATTCGTAGATGCGCTTAAACATCTGGTTCTTCCGGTCGCCACGTTGGTGATAATAAACATAGCCCTTCTTATGCGTATCACACGGTCCAGTATGCTCGAGGAGATGAGTAAGCTCTACGTGATGATGGCTAGGGCTAAGGGATTGGACGACAAAGTCGTGGTGAACAAACATGTACAGCGGAACGCGTTGATATCCGCCTTAACCGTTTCAGGGCTTTTGACAGCTAGTCTACTCTGCGGTGTGGTTATCACGGAAACGGTCTTCAACTACCATGGTATAGGCTACTGGGCGGTTCATGCCGCTATACAGCTCGACATTCCCGCTGTGTTGGGTTTCACCCTCTTCTCCGCCTTGATATTCGTGGCGGCCAACCTTATAGTGGATATAATGTATGCCTATGTAGATCCTAGGATAAAACTGGGGTGA